The region CACTCCACCACGGTGAAGTGGGAGCCCAGCCGGTACGCGGACAGCGCGCCGGTGTCGTCCAGGAAGTAGAGGTTGAGGCGCACGTCCGCCTGGAGCGCGACGAGCCCCGCCCCCGCGCGCACCTCGGCCAGCACCTGGCCTCCTCGAGGGTCCACCGCGCGCACCCGCTCACCCGGGAGCAGGGTCACCCCGCGCGCGGTACGCGCCGGCAGCGCGCCGATGAGCGGCTCCCCCGAGGCGCCCACGCGCCAGTCCACGGTGCCCGACGAGGCCACGCGCGCCGCGGCCCCCGAGGCGCTGGTCACCACCACCGCGCGAGGCAGGGGCGAGAGCGCGTACGGTCCCGGCCCCAGGTTCAGCGGCCGCTCCCACACGCGCTGGCCCTTGGCGTCCAGGCACAAGAGCATGCCTTCGCGCTCGCGCTCCCCGGCGATGAAGACGCGCGAGCCCACCGGCAGCGGCGCCGACGGGTGGGTGAGGTCCGGCTCGTGCGTCCAGGCCGCCTCGCCCGTGTGCGCGTCCGCGAGCAGCAGGGCCCAGTGCGAGCCCCGGCCGAGCAGCGCCAGGAAGTGGCGGCCCCACGGCACCGGAGCGCCATGGAAGGGCAGGGGCGCGCGCATCCGATAGCGCACCTGTCCATCCTCCAGGTCGAGCCCGTAGACGTAGCCGGAGTCCGTGGTGACGAGGGCGCGGTGGCCCTGCGTCGTCAGCCAGCTTCGCTGCGTGCGCGGAGGGGCCAGGCGCCACACCTCGCGCCCGGTGGCCTCGGCGAAGGCCACCACGGTGCGGTCCTCCGACAGCGTGAGCAGGAGCCCGTCCTTGCGCAGGAGCAGCGGCCCCAGGGGGATGCCGTCATGGTCGTGCAGCCAGCGCGCCCCCGCGCCCCGGCCCGTGAAGCCGTACACGCGCGAGAGGTCCGCCGCCACCGCGTGGCCATCCGCCGACGCCGCCACGCCCAGCGCCGCCGCGCGCCGCCACAGCCGCGTCCCGTCCTTGCGCGAGAAGGCCACCGCCGCTTGAGGCGCGCAGCACACCGGCCCGTGTCGTCCGAGCAGCAGCCGTGACTCCTCCGCGTCCTCGAGTCCGCGTTGCTCCCACAGCCGCTCGAAGCGCAGCCGCCGCAGTCGGCCGGGGACCTTGAGCGGCTTGGAGGCGCTCTCCGTCGTCCGGGTGCGCTTCTCCCGCGCCGCGCCGGATTGCTCGGGGGGCTCCACGGGGCCGCGCAGATGGGACAGGCCCTCGCGGCAGCGCTCCGCGAGCTCCACCAGGTAGGGGTTGCCCACCTGCATCCGGTCCTCTTCCGCGAAGGTGGCCGCGAGCGCCTCGCCCAGGTGGAAGAGGCTCGCGGCCAGCTGCATGCCGGTGAGCGGGAAGGGCACGCCCGTGCGGCCCACCCGGGCCTTGCCGGCCTCCAGATCGAGCAGCAACGGCGCGCGGGTCCCCGCGGGCTCCAGTTGGAACCGGGCCTCCTTGAGCTCCACCGCCCGCGCCAGCTCCACCGCCTGGCGCGACAGCTCCAGCACCGTGAGGAACGGCGGCGCCTGGACCTTCCACGCCTCCGGCTTGCCGGGCAGGGCCAGCCACACCTCGCCTGGGCCCAGCAGGGGGGCCAGCGTCCCGGAGGGGCTCCGCTTGCCGCCGCCGCGGACGCCCCGGGCGCCGGCGTCCCGGAGCTCGAAGCCGAAGCCGGGCGTCTCGGGCGGCTCCACCCGCTTCACGGAGGGCTGGGTGGCCTCCTCATCCGGGGGCCGCGAAGGCCTCGCCAGCTGCTTGAGCGGCTCCGCCAGCGCCTGGGCGAGGGGGGCGGAGACGCTCCTGGGGGCCACCTGGGTGACGTCCGCGAGGAAGCGGGTGCCAGTGGCCTTGACGGCCTCGGTCAGCTCCTCGGCGTCCACCCTCACGGGGGGGCGCATCAGCCGGGCGGGGCGGGCCAGGCTCACCACGAGCAGCTCCACCACCTCGGCGCCCACCCGTCTCAGGACGAGCTCCAGGTGGGCCTCCGCCAGGGAGACCTGGGCCATGGGCCGGCCTCCCGTGCGAAGAGAGGCCACTGCGCGCACCAAAGCGGGCACCACTTCTGCTAAGGACTCCTCCACCGCTCCGGACAGCAGGTCCACGCCATCCAGTTCCAGTGCGATGGAATCCAGCGGGGAGGCCGATGGTTCGCGTTTCCAGCGCTGTCCGATGCGTATGCGGGTCATCTTCCGTTCGTTGACAAGCCAGTTTAGCGATGGCTAGCATCCGCCGCCCATACGGACCTACATTTTTGTAACCGTTCGGAATTCTTGGGGAATACTCGATGACATTTTACGAGGCCGCGCTCCGCATCCTGGAGAGCGAAGGACGTCCCCTCCACTTCCTTGAAATCACCGAGAAGTCCATCCAACAAAGCCTGCTCTCCCACGTCGGCAAGACGCCCGAGGTGACGATGCTCTCGCGCCTGGCCGCCATGGCGCGTCGCACGAGGGATCGCAAGGTGATTGTGACGGCGAAGGACACCTTCGCCCTGGTGGATTGGTCGATTCCCGAGGACGTGGAGGCGTTGGCGCAGACCGGCGTAATCGAGCCGAATCCGGAAGAGGACCTGCCGCCGCTCAGGCCGGCGGAGCGCCATCCGGAGCCGCGCACGGACAACGTGCGGGCGGCGGGCCGTGGCAGTGAGCGCAAGCGCCGCCGGGACGAGGACGAGGAGCGGGGTGGAAAGCGCAAGCGCTTCCCGCCGCTGCCGGAGGTGGTGTTCGAAATCCTCAGCGACGCCGACGGTGGGCTGCGCACCGAGGCCCTCATCGAGCGCGCCCGGAGCAAGGAGCTGTGCGCCGAGGACCTCACGGTGGAGGCGGTGCTCACGGCGCTGCTCGAGGACAACCAGCGTCGCATCGACGCGGGTCGCCGGCCGCAGTACGCGTTCAACAAGGACTCCGGCGAAGTGACGCTGGAGCGCGCGGGCTCGCCGAGCGAGGCGCCGTCGCTGGAGCTGCAGGCCGCGTTCGCGCAGGCGCTGGGGATTCCGCTGGAGGCGGGCCGGCCGGTGCTGGCGCGCTCCTCGGCCGCGGCGGTCGCGGGCGAGCCGGTGGTGGACGCGGCGCTGCTCACCACGCTGCGCACGTCGCTCAAGGACGCGCGCCGCGCGGTGGCGCGAGGGCTGCGCAAGCGCCTGGGCGACGCGGACGTGGGCACGTTCGAGAAGTCCGTCGTGAAGATGATGCACGGCCTGGGCTTCCGCGAGCTGAAGGTGGCCAAGCGGTCCAAGGAAGGCCCCCTGCTCACGGCGCGCAAGCGCGAGGGCAGCGTGGAGCTGCGCTACGCGGTGCGGATGCTCAAGGGCACGCCCGGCATCGACCGCAAGTGCGTGCAGGAGCTGCGGCGCGACCTGAGCCACTACTCGGCGCAGGTGGGTCTGCTGGTGAGCGCGGGCGATGTGCGTGGCGACGCGCGCACCGAGGCGCAGGCCAGCGGCTCGCTGGTGATGCTGTGGTGCGGCGACGCGCTGGGGGAGAAGTTCCTGGAGGCCGAGACGGCCGTCACCGTCACCCGGGTGGAGCTGTACGAGATCGACGAGCGCTTCTTCGAGGCCGCGAAGCTGGACGCCGAGGAGGCCCAGAAGCGCCGCGAGGAGCGTCAGCGCGAGAAGCAGTCCCGCGAGGACGAGTCTCCCGAGGTCGCCGCGTCGTCGGAGCGCCCGCGCGAGAAGCGTCGCCGGGAGCGCGGCGAGAAGCGCGCGTCGTCTTCGTCCGACGAGGTGGAGGTCTCCTCCGAGGGCGGCGAGGCTCGCGCCCAGGGCGACGTCGCCGTCGAGGCCGCTCCCGTCGTGTCCGCGCCCGCGCCCCAGAACACGGGCTCCGAGGACGAGGAGGGCGAGGACGACGACGAGGGTGATGACGATGACCTGGAGGCCGCGAGCGCCTTCGTGGGGGCCCGTCCGGAGGGCGCCGATGCCAATGGCGAGGCGGGCCAGGGCGACCGCAAGCGCCGCCGCCGCCGTCGTCGTGGACGTCGCGGGCGTGGGAACCGGGGCGCCGAGGCTGGCGCCACGCCGGCCGCGGGTTCGCCGACGGAGGCCGCTCCCACGGGCGAGGCCGTGAGCGCGCCCGAGCCCCAGGCGGAGGGCACTCCCGCTCCCGAAGGTGAGGCGAGCATCGCCGCGCCCCTGGACCCGGCTGCCGCGCCCGAGGTCGGCGTCAGTGAGGCCCCCACCGCGCCGAGCCCGGAGGCCGTCCCCGTGGCGGGCTCCCTGGCCGAGGCACTGGAGGCCAGCACGCTGGCCGAGGTCGTCACCGCGTCCGAGCCCGAGGCGGCGCCGGTCAGCGAGGCGCAGGCCCCGGCGGAGGCGGTCATCCCGTCCGCGTCCGGGCCGGAAGCGGAGTCGCACGAGGTGCGAGAGGATGCGCACCGTCCCGCGAAGAGCCCGTCCGAAGGGGGAGAGGGCTGACACGGTCTGGCGCGGAGGGTGGGAATGGCCGGCGCGGGCTCGCTTCGGGTGTTACCCTGAGGGAGCGATGAAGCCGGCCCTGATTCTCGCCTTCTGCGCCGTCCTCCTCGGCGCCTGCCGCTCGCAGGCGCCGCGCTACCCCGTCTCTCCGGTGGATGTCTCCGGCGCGACGGTGAAGGACAACGCCCTGCTGGGCCTGGCGCCCGAGGGCGTGGCGACGTTGTTCACCCAGTCCCTGCGGTCCTCCGGCCGCTTCGAGTTGAAGGGCGACGAGGCCACGAAGGACGTCCGGCCCTGGCGTCTGACGTTGGACGTGCCCTTCACGCGCGAGGTCCTGAAGGACGGGGATCCGCGCAGCTTCGCCGAGGTGGGCGCCAACCTGGTGTTGGAGCGCTTCGGCGGGGAGCTGCCCCAGCACTACGAGGTGGTGGGGTTGGGCGAGGCGCCGGTGATGGAGGACTCGCCCTCGGGGCGGCAGGCCGCCATGCGCGCCGCGCTGGACGCGGTGCTCAAGCAGGTGACCGACTCGGCGGTGATGCAGCTCAACGCGCTGGAGCGCTCGGATGACGTGCTGGTGCAGGAGCTGCGCGCGGACGATGCGCGGCTGCGTGAGTTCGCGCTGCGCACGCTGGCCGAACGACAGCATCCCGCCGCGGCGCCGCTGCTCATCGAGCGGCTCAAGGAGTCCTCGGACGGGGAGGTGCTGCGCAAGACGATGGGCGCGCTGGTGGAGATGAAGGCGCGCGTGGCGGTGCCGGCGCTCATCGACCTGGCGCGCGGCAAGGACAACGGCTTCGTGCAGGAGCTCGTCTTCGCGGTGGGCGAGATTGGTGGCCCCGAGGCGGAGGCGTACCTGTATACGGTGGCCCAGGGGCATGACGCGCCCGCCGTGCAGGCCGCGGCGCAGCAGGCCCTGGAGACGCTCTACGCTTCACGCAAGCACATCACCGCGGAGGCGCGTGGCCGGGACCACGCGGACTGACATCGAGATGAACCGTTCGTTCGGAGTGGGCGGCGTCGCCCTGCTGGCCACGATGATGCTGGGGAGCGGCTGCTCCAAGCGCGTGGAGTCGGAGTCGCAGCAGTCGGCCGTCGCCGGCAGTGTGGCGGACTACTACCCGCTCGCGGTGGGCAACAGCTGGACGTACCGGCTGAACGGCCGCGCCGACAAGCAGGTCACCGTGGAGATCCTCAAGCAGGAGGAGGGTTTCTTCCACGACAACCAGGGCGGCCAGCTCGCCGTGGATGCCTACGGATTGAGGGATCCCAAGCGCTACCTGCTGCGGGGCCCGCTGGAGACCGGGCACGCGTGGACGAACGTGGTGTCGGTGTCCTCCACCGAGCGCTATCGCATCATCCAGGCGGGCAGCGCGTGTGACACCCCCGCGGGCACCTTCCCGTCCTGCGTGCAGGTGGAGGGGCGCAACCGGGTGGATGCCCAGGCCACGCTCGTCAACGCGATGACGTTCGCCCCCGGCGTCGGCATGGTGCGCATGGAGATCTTCCTGGAGACGAACCAGCAGCGCATCCCCCAGACGCACCTGGAGCTCACCGCCTACCAGGTGGGTGGGAGTCGGGCTCCCGGGGCAAGCACCCCACCGGCCGGCTGAAGGCTGGGACGGAGGGCGAGGAGGGGCCAAGGAGGGCGCGGGCCCGGCGAGTTGAAAGCCCGGCCGCCGCTCCGTACCCTTGCGCTCTCGTGAGGTGTCGCCGTGGCCCTGGAATCGACCGAGCAGACGCAGGAGGAACTCATCCTCGGGTTCCTCTCCGAGAGTGGTGAGGACTACACCTCCGGGGAGGCCCTGTCGGGCAAGCTGGGGCTGTCACGCACGGCCGTCTGGAAGCGGGTGGAGGCCCTGCGCACCAAGGGCTACCGCATCGAGGCCGTCCCCGCGCGGGGCTACCGGCTGGTGGAGGTGCCGGACCGGCTCACCTCGCTGGAGGTGGCGCCGCTCCTGGACACCCATGACCTGGGCCGGACCCTCCATCACCACGCGGTGCTGGGCTCCACCAACGAGGTGGCCTTCCGGCTGGCGCAGGATGGCGCCGAGCACGGCGAGGTGGTGGTGGCCGAGCAGCAGACCTCCGGCAAGGGCCGGCGGGGCCGCGCCTGGGTGTCGCCGCCGGGGTTGAACCTGTACTTCTCCGCCATCCTCCGCCCGGAGCTGCCGCCCCAGCGCGCGCCGGAGCTGACGCTGGTGGCCGCCGTCGCGCTGGCGGAGACGCTGCTCGAGTGCGGGGTCGAGGCCGCCATCAAGTGGCCCAACGACGTGCACATCGATGGCCGCAAGGTGGCGGGCATCCTCACGGAGCTGTCGGCGGAGCCGGAGCGGGTGCACTTCGTCATCGTCGGGGTGGGGGTCAACCTCAACTGCCAGGCCGAGCACTTCCCCGAGGAGCTGCGCCAGGTGGCCACGTCACTGTCGCTGGCCCGGGGGGAGCGGGTGCACCGCGCCCGGTTCGCCGCCTCCCTGTGGACGCGCATGGAGGAGTGGCTGGATTTGTACCTGGAGACGGGCTTCGACGCGGTGCGCGCCCGCTGGAAGGAGCTGTCGTCCACCCTGGGGCAGGACGTGCTGGTGCGCACGGACCGCAGCGAGCTGCGCGGCCTGGCGGAGGACATCGACCCGTCCGGCGCGCTGCTGGTGCGCACGGAGGGCGGACAGCTGGAGCGCGTGCTGGCCGGAGACGTGGAGCAGCTTCGCCCCAGGCAGTCGCCGCGCTCCCGCCAGACGCCCCGCTGAGCGGCGCCTTCGGAGTAGAGTGCGCGGGGTGATGCTCCTGGCCATCGACGTCGGCAACACCAACACCGTCCTCGGGGTGTTCGACGGCCGGCGGCTGCTCGACCACTGGCGCGTGGAGACGAGCACCCGGCGCACCTCGGACGAGTACGGCATCCTGGTGCGCCAGCTCTTCTCGCACAGCGGCATCGACGCGGCGAAGGTGGGCGCGGTGGCGGTGTCCAGCGTGGTGCCGCCGCTCCAGTTCAGCCTGGAGAAGATGAGCGAGCGCTACTTCCGAATGCGGCCGATGTTCGTGGGGCCCGGCGTGAAGACGGGGATGCCCATCCTCTACGACAACCCCCGCGAGGTGGGCGCGGACCGCATCGTCAACGCGGTGTCCGCGTACGAGAAGCACCGCTCGGCGCTCATCGTCGTGGACTTCGGCACCGCCACCACGTTCGACGCGGTGTCCGCGCGCGGCGAGTACCTGGGCGGCTGCATCTGCCCGGGCATCAACATCTCCATGGAGGCCCTGTTCCAGAACGCCTCCAAGCTGCCGCGCGTGGAGTTCGCGCGGCCGCCGCATGTCATCGGCCGCAACACGGTGCACTCGATGCAGTCGGGGCTCGTGTACGGCTACGTCGGGATGGTGGACGGCATCTGCGCGCGCATGCAGGCCGACCTGGGCCACCCCGTGAGGGTCGTCGCCACCGGAGGGCTCGCGCCGCTGGTGGCCAGTGAATCCAAGGCCATCCACGAAGTGGACGAGTTCCTCACGCTCGAGGGCCTGCGCATCATCTACGGAAGGAACCACGCGACATGACCACCGCCGCCCCCAGCAACGTCCCGGCGCCGCCTCCGGGCTGCCCCTTCAACGCGGAGTTCCTGCCGCCCAACCTGCGCAAGCACGTGGACCCGGCCGCGCCGGTGCCGCTGCGGATGATGGCCGCCAAGTCGCTCGTCCCGCTCAGCCCATCCGACATGCTCGGCGCGCTGTACATGCTGACGTACGACCCGGACGCGGCCGTGCGCGAGACGGCGGCGAAGACGTCCGGTGGCCTGCCGGAGAAGATCCTCGGCTCCGCGCTGCGCGACGAGGAGGTGCAGCCCCAGGTGCTGGGCTACTTCCTCGGGTTGCTCAAGGACAAGGACGCCTACGCGGAGATGCTCGTCCTCAACTCGAACACGCCCGATGAGGCCGTGGCCCATGTGGCGCGCGAGTGTGGACCGAAGCTGGCGGAGATCATCGGCCAGAACCAGCTGCGCCTGTTGCGCTACGAGGACATCCTGCGCGGCCTGTGTGCCAACGCCCAGGCGCCCGTGTCCCTCATCGACAGCGTCTGTGACTTCGCGGTGCGCAGCGGCATGCTGCTCGCGGACGTGCCGCAGATGAAGGCCGCGCGCGTGCGCCTGTTCGGCCCCGAGGCCGCCGAGGCGCCGCCGGACCCCGGCCCCACCGCGCAGGAGGTGCTCCAGGAGATGGGCACCGAGGTGGCGGACGAGAACGCCGCGCCGATGGAGGAGGGCAAGCGCCTGACGCTGTCCCAGCGGCTGATGAAGATGTCCATCGCGGAGAAGATCAAGCTGGCGACGCTGGGCAACAAGGAGGCCCGCAGCGCGCTCATCCGCGAGACGAACAAGCTGGTCGCCGTGGCCGTCATCCGCAGCCCGCGAATCACGGACGGCGAGGTGCTCGCGTGCGCCGCCAACCGCGCGATGATGGATGACGTCCTGCGTGTCATCTACAACAACCGCGAGTGGACCAAGAACATGAAGGTGAAGCTGGCCCTGGTGAAGAACCCCAAGGTGCCGCTCACCGTCACCATGAAGTTCCTCAACGCCCTGCGCGACGGCGAGCTCAAGGACCTGAGCCGCGACAAGAACGTGCCGGCCGCGGTGCAGACGTTCGCCAAGAAGCTGCTGGAGAAGAAGACCGCCCCGAAGAAGACCGACGACAAGTAGTCGGGGCGGGGTGGGGGAGCCCTCTCTCGAAGAGGGCTTCGACCCCGGGGTTCCACCGCCGCTCCAGCTCGTCGCGATGGGCGACTGGCGGAGCGGCGTGAGGCTCGTTCAGGCCGCCGCTTCGTCGGCGTCGTCGGCCACGGAGGAAGCGTTCTCCTCGAGCAGCTGCTGGGCGATGGCGAGCGCCTTCTTCGTCTTCTCGCGCAGCTTCTCGTCGTTCTTGATGCGCGCGTAGAGCTTGGTGACGCGCTCCTCGTTGCGCACGGCGGTGGCCTCCAGCTCGCCGATGCGGCGGCGCAGCTCGTCGGCCTCCTCGGCCGCGCGGGTGCCCTGCTCGGACAGCTCCGTCTGCGTCTGCTCCAGCTGGGCGCGCAGCTCCTCCGCCTCGCGCTGGGCGCTTTCCACCTGGCCGCGCAGCGCGTCGGCCTCCTCGCGGGCCGTCTGCACGTCGACCTCGAGCTGGCCGGTGCGGTTGCGCAGCTCCTCCAGCTCCGCGTTGAGGCCCGCCGTCTGGGCGGCATGCTGCTCCAGCTCCTCCTGCAGCGTCGTCACCTGGGCGGTGGCGCCACGCGCCTCCTCCTTGGAGGCGGCGAGCTGCTGGTCCACGCGCTTGCGCTCCGCCGCCAGCGTGT is a window of Myxococcus guangdongensis DNA encoding:
- a CDS encoding HTH domain-containing protein is translated as MTFYEAALRILESEGRPLHFLEITEKSIQQSLLSHVGKTPEVTMLSRLAAMARRTRDRKVIVTAKDTFALVDWSIPEDVEALAQTGVIEPNPEEDLPPLRPAERHPEPRTDNVRAAGRGSERKRRRDEDEERGGKRKRFPPLPEVVFEILSDADGGLRTEALIERARSKELCAEDLTVEAVLTALLEDNQRRIDAGRRPQYAFNKDSGEVTLERAGSPSEAPSLELQAAFAQALGIPLEAGRPVLARSSAAAVAGEPVVDAALLTTLRTSLKDARRAVARGLRKRLGDADVGTFEKSVVKMMHGLGFRELKVAKRSKEGPLLTARKREGSVELRYAVRMLKGTPGIDRKCVQELRRDLSHYSAQVGLLVSAGDVRGDARTEAQASGSLVMLWCGDALGEKFLEAETAVTVTRVELYEIDERFFEAAKLDAEEAQKRREERQREKQSREDESPEVAASSERPREKRRRERGEKRASSSSDEVEVSSEGGEARAQGDVAVEAAPVVSAPAPQNTGSEDEEGEDDDEGDDDDLEAASAFVGARPEGADANGEAGQGDRKRRRRRRRGRRGRGNRGAEAGATPAAGSPTEAAPTGEAVSAPEPQAEGTPAPEGEASIAAPLDPAAAPEVGVSEAPTAPSPEAVPVAGSLAEALEASTLAEVVTASEPEAAPVSEAQAPAEAVIPSASGPEAESHEVREDAHRPAKSPSEGGEG
- a CDS encoding HEAT repeat domain-containing protein, yielding MKPALILAFCAVLLGACRSQAPRYPVSPVDVSGATVKDNALLGLAPEGVATLFTQSLRSSGRFELKGDEATKDVRPWRLTLDVPFTREVLKDGDPRSFAEVGANLVLERFGGELPQHYEVVGLGEAPVMEDSPSGRQAAMRAALDAVLKQVTDSAVMQLNALERSDDVLVQELRADDARLREFALRTLAERQHPAAAPLLIERLKESSDGEVLRKTMGALVEMKARVAVPALIDLARGKDNGFVQELVFAVGEIGGPEAEAYLYTVAQGHDAPAVQAAAQQALETLYASRKHITAEARGRDHAD
- a CDS encoding biotin--[acetyl-CoA-carboxylase] ligase, translated to MALESTEQTQEELILGFLSESGEDYTSGEALSGKLGLSRTAVWKRVEALRTKGYRIEAVPARGYRLVEVPDRLTSLEVAPLLDTHDLGRTLHHHAVLGSTNEVAFRLAQDGAEHGEVVVAEQQTSGKGRRGRAWVSPPGLNLYFSAILRPELPPQRAPELTLVAAVALAETLLECGVEAAIKWPNDVHIDGRKVAGILTELSAEPERVHFVIVGVGVNLNCQAEHFPEELRQVATSLSLARGERVHRARFAASLWTRMEEWLDLYLETGFDAVRARWKELSSTLGQDVLVRTDRSELRGLAEDIDPSGALLVRTEGGQLERVLAGDVEQLRPRQSPRSRQTPR
- a CDS encoding outer membrane protein assembly factor BamB family protein, which gives rise to MTRIRIGQRWKREPSASPLDSIALELDGVDLLSGAVEESLAEVVPALVRAVASLRTGGRPMAQVSLAEAHLELVLRRVGAEVVELLVVSLARPARLMRPPVRVDAEELTEAVKATGTRFLADVTQVAPRSVSAPLAQALAEPLKQLARPSRPPDEEATQPSVKRVEPPETPGFGFELRDAGARGVRGGGKRSPSGTLAPLLGPGEVWLALPGKPEAWKVQAPPFLTVLELSRQAVELARAVELKEARFQLEPAGTRAPLLLDLEAGKARVGRTGVPFPLTGMQLAASLFHLGEALAATFAEEDRMQVGNPYLVELAERCREGLSHLRGPVEPPEQSGAAREKRTRTTESASKPLKVPGRLRRLRFERLWEQRGLEDAEESRLLLGRHGPVCCAPQAAVAFSRKDGTRLWRRAAALGVAASADGHAVAADLSRVYGFTGRGAGARWLHDHDGIPLGPLLLRKDGLLLTLSEDRTVVAFAEATGREVWRLAPPRTQRSWLTTQGHRALVTTDSGYVYGLDLEDGQVRYRMRAPLPFHGAPVPWGRHFLALLGRGSHWALLLADAHTGEAAWTHEPDLTHPSAPLPVGSRVFIAGEREREGMLLCLDAKGQRVWERPLNLGPGPYALSPLPRAVVVTSASGAAARVASSGTVDWRVGASGEPLIGALPARTARGVTLLPGERVRAVDPRGGQVLAEVRAGAGLVALQADVRLNLYFLDDTGALSAYRLGSHFTVVE
- a CDS encoding type III pantothenate kinase — translated: MLLAIDVGNTNTVLGVFDGRRLLDHWRVETSTRRTSDEYGILVRQLFSHSGIDAAKVGAVAVSSVVPPLQFSLEKMSERYFRMRPMFVGPGVKTGMPILYDNPREVGADRIVNAVSAYEKHRSALIVVDFGTATTFDAVSARGEYLGGCICPGINISMEALFQNASKLPRVEFARPPHVIGRNTVHSMQSGLVYGYVGMVDGICARMQADLGHPVRVVATGGLAPLVASESKAIHEVDEFLTLEGLRIIYGRNHAT